taataaactcataacttgcaCAAAATGCATGAAGAACCCAAATGATCGACAAGGACCAAACCCGGATCAAGCAGCAAACGACCGAGGAGAAGGAGCATCTGTCGGAGACCAAGGTGTGGCAGAGAAAAGCCACACAACCCAACAAAAACAGAGTCCATCTAAATATTGGAGGAGAAGCGTTTCAGCACAGGGCATCAACTTTAAAGGGAAAGCATAAAACGAGCAAGCACAAACAGTGACTCAACAATGCTTCTGAAACTTCATCAGGCACAAGCAGCCAACAACCTAACCTGTAGAAAGCACAAAAAGTCACAGCACACTGCCCACAACGAAACCTCACCCTACGAACAACCTTCGAACGAGACCACAGTAACCCACCAGCCGAAAAACCACGAGACATCCACCGTGGCGGCACGCCAAGAAAACTCCCAAACTACAGATCTGGAGGCCCTAAACTGAATGTCGACAAAACAGATGGGAGAGGTGGGTCGCCGGAATAAACGCTTAGATCCAACACGCCGGGAGAGGAGAGGGCAAAACACCAGAATTGCTTTCAATCAAACACGCTCACACATAACCAGAAAACGCCGCCGCAACTGCAGAGAAGGAGAATGGAGCACATCAACCTCCTCGCCTACCACAGAGGGCCCCTCACCAACCACTGCATCTCCCTTCGACACCAATCTCCTGGAAGGACCAGAGAACCCATCGGGCAATGAGTTAGTAGCTTAAATTTCAGATAACTTAATTATGTTGATGATTTAAGCGCGTCATTTGATATAatcgaattttttttattaaaacaaaatttgcaAGTTTGCTTATATCACATCACATCCATTTGCTCTTTATCTATTTTTTGATATCGCATCAGATCTATAATCATGTATCTCTCTTCCTATCCTTACTCACAAATGTCTCTAGACACCCATATATTATTCATATTCAATTGATTTATCCTCTCCATAAACCGGTTTCAGAACATTCTTCTTCACAACTCTATTTGGCATCTTTTGAAGCTAGTGCGTCCTTTTTCCAAGCTAATTCATTGTCAAGTTCCTCCCTCTTATTCACATAAGCAATAGCAGCTTCTTGTTCAGTCTTATATGAACCCAGCCACAACCTCTCCCCTCGAATTGGATCTCGGATTTCTGCTGCAAATGTCCCCCATTTCCTTCGGCGAACACCTTTGAATTTGctcgtttttttctttttgatcttGCTGGAACAAGGAGTAGGAACTGCAGCTACAACATTTTTTGAATTGACATCCACATCCGGTTGTGGAAGTACAGAATTCTCTGCATGTGATTTGATTGGAACCAAATATTTCTTGACTATCCGCTTAGAACCATCATCTTTGATCAAAATCTCATCATCACTTGATTCATCTGTAGCATCAGGGTCATCATTAGTACTATACATAATCCTTAATTTCCTTACAGtgttcattttttcttctttcgttgcaactttttcttttcccttGTGTTCTCGTCCTCGTTTCAGAGTTTGTCCTTTCATGTTTACTCGAACCACACAACAAAATCTGACCAAGTACAAGGAGAGAAAATCTATAGAGTGAGAAGGATAAAGATAAATAGTTTAGGATACTCAAAATCACACaagtcaaaataaaaattacccTTAATTCGAAGAAGTATTAAGAAGAGAGACCACAACATTCAAACCCAATACATGTCCTGCAATGAAAGAGATAAAATGGAACTCTTTTtagtgaaaaaaattaaaacctgATCTAAACCTCATGTCATGAACTGTGTCAAAACTAGGGTTTAAATTGCGGTCAGCAACCATAATTGTGACAACAACTTAAATGGAATTAGACGTGTCCTGCATTGACATGGGGACTGCAACTTCTATGACATTAACCCACATTTGTTAGTAATTATGTAATGCATCCATGATCTTTACAACAACTTAAAACCTAGGAAAGTACTAAATTACAAGTATCAAGGTGAACCTACATACCATTTTGATCTCAATCTCTTGTAAAAGGTATGACTAAATTGTCTGTGTCTCTGATCAAATGGCAAGACTAATTAGATTCTGACCTCTGAAGATGTCTATGTGTTTTCACTCTTCTCTTATGGTGACAACCTTTGCTTA
This portion of the Lotus japonicus ecotype B-129 chromosome 3, LjGifu_v1.2 genome encodes:
- the LOC130743569 gene encoding ethylene-responsive transcription factor ERF117-like; translation: MKGQTLKRGREHKGKEKVATKEEKMNTVRKLRIMYSTNDDPDATDESSDDEILIKDDGSKRIVKKYLVPIKSHAENSVLPQPDVDVNSKNVVAAVPTPCSSKIKKKKTSKFKGVRRRKWGTFAAEIRDPIRGERLWLGSYKTEQEAAIAYVNKREELDNELAWKKDALASKDAK